In a genomic window of Quercus lobata isolate SW786 chromosome 4, ValleyOak3.0 Primary Assembly, whole genome shotgun sequence:
- the LOC115988008 gene encoding 3-hydroxyisobutyryl-CoA hydrolase 1-like, whose translation MAPLSSTKPDDPQVLVEEKKSARILTLNRPKQLNALSFQMNSQLLDLFIAYEEDSNVKLVILKGKGRAFCAGGDVSAVVRDISAGNWRLGANFFWKEFTLNYIMATYHKPQVSILNGIVMGGGAGVSIHGRFRVATENSVFAMPETALGLFPDVGASYYLSRLPGFFGEYVGLTGTRLDGAEMLACGLATHFVPSEKLSLLEEALCKVDSSDPAIISAVIDEYSQQPYMKEQSAYHRLNVIDRCFSRRTVEEIISSLEKETLNKKDDWISATLQSLKGASPTSLKISLRSIRQGRLQGVGQCLVREYRMVCHVVQGKLSRDFFEGCRAILWDKDKNPKWEPSKLEFVSDRMVDSYFSKVDDEGWEDLKFPARSNLHVCAIAKL comes from the exons ATGGCTCCGCTCAGTTCTACCAAACCCGACGACCCTCAG GTTCTGGTTGAAGAGAAGAAGTCTGCAAGAATATTGACATTGAACAGGCCTAAGCAATTGAATGCCCTCTCATTTCAAATG AATTCTCAGCTATTGGATCTTTTCATTGCCTATGAGGAGGATTCTAATGTGAAGTTGGTAATACTCAAG GGAAAGGGAAGAGCATTTTGTGCTGGAGGTGATGTTTCAGCTGTTGTTCGGGATATTAGTGCAG GTAACTGGAGATTAggtgcaaattttttttggaaggagTTCACCTTAAATTACATTATGGCAACATATCATAAACCCCAG GTTTCAATCCTAAATGGAATTGTCATGGGAGGTGGGGCTGGGGTTTCCATACATGGTAGATTCCGGGTTGCAACAGAGAATTCG GTCTTTGCAATGCCAGAAACAGCTTTGGGGCTCTTCCCCGATGTAGGTGCCTCTTATTACTTGTCAAGACTCCCTGGATTCTTTG GAGAATATGTTGGTCTTACTGGCACTAGGTTGGATGGTGCTGAAATGCTTGCATGTGGGCTTGCAACTCACTTTGTCCCCTCAGAG AAATTGTCTTTGTTGGAAGAAGCACTGTGCAAAGTAGATTCAAGTGATCCTGCCATAATCTCCGCGGTTATTGATGAGTACTCACAGCAACCTTATATGAAAGAGCAAAGTGCATATCACAG ATTGAATGTCATTGATAGGTGCTTCTCTCGAAGAACAGTTGAAGAAATTATATCTTCTCTT GAAAAAGAGACCTTGAATAAGAAGGATGATTGGATCTCTGCAACACTCCAGTCACTGAAGGGAGCATCTCCAACAAGCCTTAAAATTTCTCTGAGATCG ATTAGACAAGGAAGGCTCCAAGGTGTTGGTCAATGCCTTGTTCGTGAGTATAGAATGGTTTGTCATGTCGTGCAAGGAAAACTCAGCAGGGATTTCTTTGAG GGCTGCAGAGCTATACTGTGGGATAAGGATAAGAACCCAAAG tgggAACCCTCTAAATTGGAGTTTGTTAGTGACCGTATGGTTGACTCATACTTCTCTAAAGTGGATGATGAAGGCTGGGAAGATCTAAAGTTCCCTGCAAGATCTAATTTGCATGTATGTGCCATTGCAAAGctttaa